From Campylobacter upsaliensis, the proteins below share one genomic window:
- the glmS gene encoding glutamine--fructose-6-phosphate transaminase (isomerizing) produces the protein MCGIVGYIGKNEKKQIILNGLKELEYRGYDSAGIAVMSEGELSFFKAVGKLENLADKCKEFHSEGFGFAIGHTRWATHGKPTEINAHPHLGQYSCVIHNGIIENYKELKDELEKEGVQFLSQTDTEVIVQLFEFYAHHLEAKEAFKKTISRLKGAFATLLISKKEPNTIFFAKNAAPLIIGKNAQNELYFASGDAPLIGNVDEVIYLEDLSYGYAGENELVIFENDKSLKPSFVKLSGDKAYAKKDGFRFFMEKEIYEQSRVLSEVLMGRIEGDKVVFDELEKEDLTHFSEITLCACGTSYHAALVGSYLLERVAKIRTKVEIASEFRYREALIDPNSLFIVISQSGETADTLEALKIAKNAGVKSLAICNVDNSNIVRLANLSLLTRAGIEKGVASTKAFATQVLTLWMLAIFIAQKKNLPIQEDIKALLHTPNCVLVKQNLHERIHRLSKRYLDGHGFFFIGRDVFYPLALEGALKLKELSYLHAEGYPAGEMKHGPIALADSKLYTIALMPENLLYEKTKSNVEELIARDSTLLCISPLDFDLSDDFIKTKQQSHYMCEFFEMMLITQLLAMEISIRLGNDVDMPRNLAKSVTVE, from the coding sequence ATGTGTGGGATAGTTGGCTACATCGGTAAAAATGAAAAAAAGCAAATCATACTAAACGGACTTAAAGAGCTAGAATATAGAGGCTATGATAGTGCGGGTATCGCTGTGATGAGTGAGGGTGAGCTTAGCTTTTTTAAAGCGGTTGGTAAGCTTGAAAATTTGGCAGATAAATGCAAAGAATTTCATAGCGAGGGCTTTGGCTTTGCCATAGGACACACAAGATGGGCGACACACGGAAAACCCACAGAAATCAACGCTCACCCACATTTAGGGCAGTATTCTTGCGTGATACACAATGGCATTATTGAAAACTACAAAGAGCTTAAAGACGAGCTTGAAAAAGAGGGAGTGCAGTTTTTAAGTCAAACAGATACCGAAGTCATCGTGCAGCTTTTCGAATTTTACGCACACCATTTAGAAGCAAAAGAAGCCTTTAAAAAAACCATTTCGCGTTTAAAAGGAGCTTTTGCGACCTTGCTAATTAGCAAAAAAGAGCCAAATACTATCTTCTTTGCCAAAAATGCCGCCCCGCTTATCATAGGTAAAAACGCTCAAAATGAACTTTATTTTGCTAGTGGGGACGCTCCATTAATAGGCAATGTTGATGAAGTGATTTATTTAGAGGATTTAAGCTATGGCTATGCGGGGGAAAATGAACTTGTCATTTTTGAAAATGACAAATCGCTAAAACCTAGCTTTGTCAAACTTTCAGGCGATAAAGCTTATGCGAAAAAAGACGGCTTTCGCTTTTTTATGGAGAAGGAAATTTATGAACAAAGTCGCGTTTTAAGCGAAGTTTTAATGGGACGCATTGAGGGCGATAAGGTCGTTTTTGATGAACTTGAAAAAGAGGATTTAACACACTTTAGCGAAATCACTCTTTGTGCTTGTGGGACAAGCTATCACGCCGCTTTGGTAGGAAGCTATCTTTTAGAAAGAGTGGCTAAAATTCGCACAAAGGTAGAGATAGCAAGTGAATTTCGCTACCGCGAAGCTTTAATCGACCCTAACTCCCTTTTCATCGTCATCTCACAAAGCGGCGAAACAGCCGACACCCTAGAAGCCCTTAAAATCGCCAAAAATGCGGGAGTTAAAAGCCTTGCTATTTGTAATGTAGATAATTCCAACATCGTGCGTTTAGCAAATTTAAGCCTACTTACGCGTGCTGGCATAGAAAAGGGCGTAGCTTCCACTAAGGCTTTTGCGACACAGGTTTTAACGCTTTGGATGTTAGCCATTTTCATCGCACAAAAGAAAAATTTACCGATACAAGAGGATATTAAAGCTCTTTTGCATACGCCAAATTGTGTGCTTGTGAAGCAAAATTTACACGAAAGAATTCATCGCCTTTCTAAACGCTATTTAGACGGACACGGCTTTTTCTTCATCGGGCGTGATGTTTTCTACCCTTTAGCACTTGAGGGTGCTTTAAAGCTTAAAGAGCTTTCCTATCTTCACGCAGAGGGCTATCCAGCTGGAGAGATGAAGCACGGACCCATAGCCTTAGCAGATTCTAAACTCTACACCATAGCATTAATGCCTGAAAATTTACTCTATGAAAAAACAAAATCTAATGTCGAAGAACTCATCGCTAGAGATTCCACTCTACTTTGTATCTCACCTCTTGATTTTGACTTAAGTGATGATTTTATCAAAACAAAACAGCAAAGCCACTATATGTGTGAATTTTTCGAAATGATGCTTATCACGCAACTTTTAGCTATGGAAATTTCTATCCGCTTGGGTAATGATGTGGATATGCCGCGTAATCTTGCAAAAAGTGTAACGGTAGAATAA